The Alphaproteobacteria bacterium nucleotide sequence CCTGAATGCCAGCTGCCTCCAGCAGTTCGATGACCGCGGGGGGCGGATCGTGGGTCGCAAGGTCGATGTCTTTGACCGGCCGTCCGAGGATCGCATCGCGCACGCATCCGCCGACGAAGCGGACCACGGCCCCCTTGGTGCCGAGGGCCGCCACCACGCGCTTGGTGGCAGGAGCCGTCATCCACGGCTGCTCTTCGATTTTGCCGACCGGCTGCAAGCGTCTAATCCTTGATCTGGCCCGGTATGACGCGACCGTTCTTGACCTCGGCCGGAACGTATTTCCCATGTGGCGAATGGCCTGCAAGCAAGGCGCCGACGACGAAGCTCGCCGCCGAAATCCCCATGCCGCTGAGGATCAGCCAAAACCACGGCCCCTGTTGCCAGGTCGGTGCAACCGTGCCGGTTGCCGTGGCGCGTCGGCGCCGATGCACGAGCCAAAGAAGGTAAATGGCCGTCGGCAGCACGATAGGCAGCAGGTATTGGAAGAGCACGCGCGCCATCAGCCGATCAACACGTCGCGGAGATTGACGAGCATCCCCGCGGTCGCACCCCAAATGTATCGATCCTTGTAGGGCAGCGCATAGAACTGCCGCTCGATCCCCTTAAAGATGCGACTGTCGATCCGGTAGTTTGCCCGATCGAGGGCGAACGCCAGTGGCATTTCGAAAACGTCGGCGACCTCGACCGGATCCGGCTTTACCGGGAACGGCGGGCGCACGATGGCGACCACCGGGCAGATGATGAAGCCAGTGCGCGTTTCGTACTCGTCGAGTCGCCCGACCGGAGAGACATTATCGGGCGGCAGGCCTACTTCCTCGAACGCCTCGCGTAGGGCTGCGTGTTCGGGGTCGGGATCGCCGGGCTCGATGTGCCCGCCGGGGAAGCTGATCTGGCCGGCGTGGTCGTGCAAATTCGCGGTCCGCAGGGTGAGGAGGACGGTCATCCCCTCACCACGGTCAACAAGGGGGACCAGAACCGCGGCCGGCGTGAGCGGCCCAGGATGGCGCATATCCTGAGTATTGAGATTGTGGTCGCCCCGGTGGTCAGTCTTGCCGCCCGCAATAGGTTGAGGTGCAAAGCCGTGGCGACGCCCGCGCAGAGCGCCGGCGGTCGCGCGAATCCTATCGATGATAACCTGCCGTTCGATGGAAATTTCCTCCGTCATGACCTGTCATCGAGCCGTCCGAGCGGAAAAAAATGCCCGCGGCTCCATACACCGTAGAGATTCTCGCCCTTCACCGGCTCTTCGACGCCGATTTCAACAAGCTGATAATAAACCGAACGGACGATAAGCGCCTCGAGTCCCGGGCAGGCGCCAATTCCCGGGCGTGCGAGGACATAGGGCCGCGGCTCCCCGCTGGCGGGATCGTGGCACAAGCGGATCGGATGGTCAGCGCCGACTGTCACGGTCTCGTCGAGATTGGTGCGGAAATGAAGGGAACGGGTGCGACCCTCGCCCTCGGCCGTAAGCTCGACTGCCGTGAAGGGCGCATCGTCAACCTTGATCCGGCCACGTTCGGCCGGTGTCACAAGCCAATAGTCTCCCGCCTCGTCGCGCTTCAAGACCGAGGCGAACAGCTTCACGAGTGCAGGCCGGCCGATCGGCGACCCGCGATAGTACCAAGTGCCGTCGCGCCCGATCCGGATATCGATGTCGCCACAAAAGGGCTGGAATGGCGGCTTTGCGGGATGGGCACCGGAGGGGGCGACCGAGGGGGCGGGAACGTCGAATTGATTTGCGCCGCGTGTGACATCGGTTGATGCTTTTGTCATGACGCCGCCTTATTTGTCGGGTAACCGCTCATTTCGGGGTCCGGGTGGGATCATACCATTGCGCGCTGATCAAGGAGCAGAGCACGTGACAATCGTCGAGACCGGTCCGGCCATGGGTGAGCCAAGTGGCGCGCTTGTGGCCGAGGTGGAGCGCCTTTGCCAGCGGATGAGCGTTGTCCGCGAGCGCGTCGGCCAGGTGATTTTCGGCCAGAAAGCCGTTATAGACCATTCTCTTATAACGCTTTTGGCAAGCGGCCACGCCCTCCTCGTTGGCGTACCCGGGCTCGCCAAGACCCGTCTCGTGGAGACACTTGGGATCGTGCTCGGCCTCGACGCCAAGCGTATCCAATGCACGCCGGACCTTATGCCCGCCGACATTTTGGGCTCGGAAGTCTTGGAAGAAGCCGAAAACGGACGACGAGCATTCCGCTTTATCGAGGGGCCTGTATTTTGCCAGCTTCTGATGGCGGACGAGGTCAATCGCGCGAGCCCGCGGACCCAATCCGCCCTGCTTCAAGCAATGCAGGAAGGGCGCGTTTCAGTCGCCGGGCGTTACCACGGGCTGCCGAAGCCATTCCATGTGTTGGCGACGCAGAATCCGCTCGAACAGGAAGGCACTTACCCGTTGCCGGAAGCGCAGCTCGACCGGTTCCTTATGCAAATCGACGTCAATTACCCCGACATCGAGGCCGAGCGGCACATGCTCGCTGCCACGACGGGTATCGCGGAGGTCCAACCCGCCACGACGATGGCGACCGATGATCTTCTTGCGGCCCAGCGTCTCATCCGTCGGATTCCGGTCGGGCAAAGCGTGGTCGACGCAATCCTCAAGCTCGTGCGCCAAGGTCGGCCCGAGACGAGCGAGCTTGATGAAGTGCGCCGGCAGGTCGCATGGGGACCTGGCCCACGCGCGAGCCAAGCGCTCATGCTCGCAACTCGCGCACGCGCCGTGATCGAGGGACGGCTGGCGCCCTCGGTCGACGACGTGCTGGCGCTGGCACCGGCCGTTCTGCGCCACCGCATGGCGCTTAATTTCGCCGCCCGCGCAGACGGCATCACGATCGATCAAGTGATCAACCAGCTGGCCGCTCCCCTCGGCTGACGGATCCATGGCAGGACTCGCGCAAAGCCAAGGCGCCCCGCCGACCCAGCAACGGGCCGAGCGGCTCGCCGCGGTCCTACCCCCACTTCTCGTGCAGGCCGAACGCGTCGCGGCAACGATCGCGCAAGGGGTTCACGGCAGGCGGCGAGTGGGCACGGGCGATACGTTCTGGCAGTTCCGTCGTTATGAAATGGGCGAGTCCACGCACCGCATCGATTGGCGCCGCTCGGCGAAGTCGGACTTGCTCTTCGTGCGCGAAACGGAATGGGAAGCCGCGGCAAGCGTCTGGCTGTGGTGCGATCGCTCACCCTCGATGACCTATCGCTCGGCACCTCAGCTTCCCGAAAAAGCCGAGCGTGCCGCCTTGCTGCTCCTGGCCCTTGCATGCCTACTCGTGCGCGGGGACGAGCACGTTACCCTGCTCGGCTCCGGGCTTCATCCCCGCCCAGGCCGCCCAGCGCTCGACCGCATTGTCCTCATGTTGGAGCGGGCGAAAGGGGGGCTCGGCAAGATCTCTCAAGCGAGCTTGCCGGCGTTCGAGCTTCTGCCGCGCCACGGTCAACTTGTCCTCTTCGGCGACTTTCTTGGCCCGCTCGAGGAAACCGATAGTATCGTGCGCCGCTATGCTGGACGCGGGGTTAAGGGAAACCTCGTCCAGGTTCTGGATCCGGCCGAGGAGACATTGCCATTTGGCGGACGCAATCGCTTCGAGGGCGTCGAGGGCGAGGGTGACGTGCTGATTCGCCGTGTCGAGGCGGTGCGCGATGCTTACGTCGACCGGCTTGCCCGGCATCGAGCGGGACTTCACGCAATCGCCCGAACGGTCGGTTGGAATCTCATCTTGCACCGTACCGACCGCGCGCCCGAGTC carries:
- a CDS encoding DUF1285 domain-containing protein, whose protein sequence is MTKASTDVTRGANQFDVPAPSVAPSGAHPAKPPFQPFCGDIDIRIGRDGTWYYRGSPIGRPALVKLFASVLKRDEAGDYWLVTPAERGRIKVDDAPFTAVELTAEGEGRTRSLHFRTNLDETVTVGADHPIRLCHDPASGEPRPYVLARPGIGACPGLEALIVRSVYYQLVEIGVEEPVKGENLYGVWSRGHFFPLGRLDDRS
- a CDS encoding CoA pyrophosphatase, which codes for MTEEISIERQVIIDRIRATAGALRGRRHGFAPQPIAGGKTDHRGDHNLNTQDMRHPGPLTPAAVLVPLVDRGEGMTVLLTLRTANLHDHAGQISFPGGHIEPGDPDPEHAALREAFEEVGLPPDNVSPVGRLDEYETRTGFIICPVVAIVRPPFPVKPDPVEVADVFEMPLAFALDRANYRIDSRIFKGIERQFYALPYKDRYIWGATAGMLVNLRDVLIG
- a CDS encoding MoxR family ATPase, yielding MGEPSGALVAEVERLCQRMSVVRERVGQVIFGQKAVIDHSLITLLASGHALLVGVPGLAKTRLVETLGIVLGLDAKRIQCTPDLMPADILGSEVLEEAENGRRAFRFIEGPVFCQLLMADEVNRASPRTQSALLQAMQEGRVSVAGRYHGLPKPFHVLATQNPLEQEGTYPLPEAQLDRFLMQIDVNYPDIEAERHMLAATTGIAEVQPATTMATDDLLAAQRLIRRIPVGQSVVDAILKLVRQGRPETSELDEVRRQVAWGPGPRASQALMLATRARAVIEGRLAPSVDDVLALAPAVLRHRMALNFAARADGITIDQVINQLAAPLG
- a CDS encoding DUF58 domain-containing protein, producing the protein MAGLAQSQGAPPTQQRAERLAAVLPPLLVQAERVAATIAQGVHGRRRVGTGDTFWQFRRYEMGESTHRIDWRRSAKSDLLFVRETEWEAAASVWLWCDRSPSMTYRSAPQLPEKAERAALLLLALACLLVRGDEHVTLLGSGLHPRPGRPALDRIVLMLERAKGGLGKISQASLPAFELLPRHGQLVLFGDFLGPLEETDSIVRRYAGRGVKGNLVQVLDPAEETLPFGGRNRFEGVEGEGDVLIRRVEAVRDAYVDRLARHRAGLHAIARTVGWNLILHRTDRAPESALLALYATLSASWEGL
- a CDS encoding DUF6111 family protein, with amino-acid sequence MARVLFQYLLPIVLPTAIYLLWLVHRRRRATATGTVAPTWQQGPWFWLILSGMGISAASFVVGALLAGHSPHGKYVPAEVKNGRVIPGQIKD